In Tachypleus tridentatus isolate NWPU-2018 chromosome 3, ASM421037v1, whole genome shotgun sequence, the sequence attatcttgtttacattgaaacttataaacaaatattctctTTTCTTGTTGTGAGgtacagaaaatgtttaaaaataaatgtgaagcaaaaaaaaaagattacaacTGAGACCTCTTCATTACCACATAAAATTTGTGAatgatattaaatacataatgtattttgtaaataattagataaaaccatatacataaatattttccaaaaagcgggtactttattagtaaatgtatttgtttttacattcagGTTATTTTTTTACAACCTTACGATAACATTGATGcagaagaaacagaaaatttacCAAGATTTTATTGTCGGTGGAAATTTAATGGATTTCATTTTGAACCAGTAAAGAAGTTTGAAGTGACTGAAACAAGGGCCCACATTAACTCTCGTATTGTTAAAAGCAAGTCTACTAATGAACATTTGGaccaatataacaataaacatgcaTCATTAATGGAGAAAGAAATTTTGGACAACAGTCGAGATTCCTCTCCTGAAATAGAACTGCAAGGTAAGAAGTTGTTTTCACATTTTTGAGGTTGACAATGTAGGaaaaaatattagtgttaattcataaaatggttattttagttagttttttaggAGGTTTAGTGACTGAAATAGTAAACAAGTTAATTTCCGtaatttgtttagattatatattttttctaagtttCTGTGCAGGTGTTATACATTGCATTTTCTAAAAAGTGAATGTTCAGAGGTCATAAACATTTGCTGGTCATTTTGTTAAGGTAGAGTTGCATATGCAGGTGGCTAAATATTTGCATCACTTTGTGCTTGAACTCCTTGGGATAGAGCAAACCATGTCAATTGatgtttcatatatttgtattaattgtaaaGAACTAGGAGTTTTCTTCCATATAAATATTATGTAGAATAATCAGCGACATTCAATGCTGGATTCTGGTGTacttcacttttaacattgtttttgaatttcagtgACAAAGTAGAAGTCTGGGTggatattttaaaagaatgttcCATCTTCAGCCTTAGCAATcaggctgtttttttttctttcatttgattTACTCTGTGCAGTAACTCTCCAGAATCTGCATTTTGTGGATTCTTTGGAACTTATGTTTTGGATATCACAACACTAAATACCACAGATAACTTGCTTCAGATGAATCCGTTtgagatattaattttataacatagGTTTAAAGAGAATACTGTTAAGgactttttctttttacttaatacttacactttctttaaaaatatgcatggcattatttttataaactttgttttcatgtgtcCTTGAATTTGGAACTGTAGACCAGTTCATCTTATCAGCAGTCATCTCTTTCATCCTGTCACAGCACCCTCAGTTTTTTACACGTAGAATATCTACAAAAAATAACTTGTGCTGTTACAGACAAAGCATACATTGTTTTAAGACATTAGTTTAAGAACAATGTCAACTTGTatttaaaagatttgtttttaatttgaagttGGATTAATGAATGCAATAGTCACTTATCACTTATTTGTAGCTCCAATACCTAAATTGGAAAGAGCTCAGAAGTCACATGCTAAATATGAGGAAGAGTCGACATCATTTAAAGAAGTAGAGACGTTTACTAGACAGCGATCTAGAATTAAAAATGGAAACTTCCTAAATATACAGAAATTAAGTTgtaaagagaaagaaacaaatatttctccAAAGAGACGGAATGACAACCATTTCTCCCTCAGTAGAAACATCTAAAGTGGTTCTTAAACATCTAAGACTGAGAATTAATGCTTCAGgcattaaacaaaatgaaagagcCTTAGGGAAATCTCAGTTCAGCAGATTTGACATCAAAAGCCCTCCTCAAATAGAAAATGAGTTGAAAGATAATATTGAGAGGAAAAGCCtgtcaagaaaaaacaaagacTATCATGTGACTAATTCTGGAAACAAGGTTTGTCCACTGGTGACTGAAGAACCTGAAGACAAGTTTATAAGAAGGTATTGTGGTTACATTAACTATGGGTTTTACTGAATGTTCACTGTTGTtgatttctaatattttgtttgatttaatcagtaaatgcattatttaaataaattgacatcaatctataatttataaatgtaaaaacattaaataaaagaaaatattaccttAACACACTTTAATACATGGATCTGAGGATTATGAATACTgtaatagttatatttaaaacagcatttatttaatatatcggtTGAAACTAATTTCAAACCATctttattactttcattaaagagcataaacttgtttgttttttgttgtaaattgATATTGTTGACCTATTGATTTATTTAGAAGATTTATGTTTTGAAGTTATATTTGAAGATCTTTGATGTTAAGAAGCAGTTATCTTGGTGATGGCTATAGAATTGACacaacttttgtaaaaaaaaataatatagctACTGAAAGAGAACTAATATTTGGATATGGcaagtaaatattgtaattattttcatttatatatttaatactaactTAGATTGTTATTTAATGCAAAGGATCTTAAATATAGAAATGTcagtttttaaagaaaaccaaTATATTTGTGTACTTGTTGAAGTTATATGAATATCTGttttaactaataaacaaaactagtttaATTTGTATTACTGAATCACTATAATTTATTCAGTAAGCTGATTTTATCAGATTAGTATGCctacttgttaaaataaatacctgTAAGAGTTTCACAAATTCCAATAATGACAAATCtttcaagtaattttaataaagcaAAGCAAAAGTACAATTCAAATACAATATCTACAAAatgatttagtttattttgtcttGGAGATTAGATGTTTTATTCCTGTGCCAACTTTCTACTGTTTTATCatctgttaaaaatatacttctgtTTCTCCTATTTAGTTTGACATACTGTGTAACACTTacacaataataacttgtatCCACCATGTATCCATATAGATATACACACTATGACCGAAAATACTTTAATACagcttcatgaaatttggcaagctttcaatGAATACAAGTTTTCTGTAGACAAAGAAATTGCTTTGCACTCAGACCAGTCAACACTGAATCCTTTTGTTTGTAGACAAatcttctgtaaaatatttaattaaacactttggttttatgttaagattaaaaattattttccttgtctgaaattttcaaattctatttgtgtaatgttcaaaatcttctaaatgaatatcagacatttgtttttaagaaaaactatattttataagtgggtcattccatgtcaaatcatccagggggctgcaggtgaaacccacagaatgccttgaaaaaattcacttgctcatctacccatataatgaaacattgccaaatattagatcaatatctctaatagtttctgatttacagccctgtaaaattttgttttttttgttgttgtttttggaattcatTTTTTGAGCAACTTTTGcagcttaaagctgcaagagtaatggtggtagaaagcTGAAATTttctacactgactgaattaatctcacagaattcaaaaatggtctcaaaccaagtttatctctcttaggatttgaaTAGTGAGCtggtaaaatcacctgaaaacccaaaattgtaaaatatattggtttatttaataagccatagcccTAAGactatgtgttttatttttaaatttttaaaaatttattttaaattatttttgaaataaaaaatgtatggtcagaggatacttaaCAAAATTACAActcaaaagtaggttgaacaccatcctgattttttttgtagatcatattcagagatatACGAATATATGGtgaaaatctgaaaaggctgaatatatggtgacatggtcaaactgtggcctgaagtagggctatttttagctaaatcatagaaagttgcatgcagctaaatttttttacaggagatctaatagtcttttaattacaacaattgctaaTTTAACAACTGATATATTataggaaatttaaaaacaaaattcagctttgtattatattaagtcttagagctatggctcattaaataaaccaatgttttttttacgattttgggttttcaggtgattttatagcctcactatgaaaatcctaagagagataaacttggttttaGACCATTTTTGAAtactgtgagattaattcagtaaGTGTAGTAAAATTCATCCTTCTACCACTCTTGCAGCTTttagcagccaaagttgcccaaaaatgaatttgccaaaaataaaaaaaataataattaaattttacagggctgtaaatcagaaactattagagatattgatttAATCTTTGGCaatgtttcattatatgggtagatgagcacatgtgaatctTTTCAAGGCATTTTGAGGGATCATCTGGAAAATTTTctaaaatctggatgatttgacatggaatgaccctaatgttctgtacaaaaaacattgtaatacaaaatatcttTTGATAGATTACAACTATTCCCTGGCAATTTGTGAAAGACAGTATATTGTAGGTGGGCATAGCAAGTAAGTCTgatttattagtttataattCTGTAAACAAATGACATGGAAGgtgataaaaattatgctttgcctcagcaatatttatattataacaagtaatttaagTTAAGTTCTGTACTTCTCAGAAGGGTGATAAATAAGCTGAAGGAAGACCTAAGAAGCAAATGCTACAGTTTTAATACTAGGAAAGAGTGAggattttatttaacatttctctacaaagtaaagaactttaaagttttacattattaaaatttcatgtgaagtttgttattttattttgataagaaaGTCATTTGATTAAATTGTGAATGTAATGCTGTGAAAAGTTGTAATATGCACACTTTGATGTACTTGACACAAAAGGATTAAGGTAGTTTGGTTTAAGAAAGTCTGTTCCAtcactgaatttttttatttttttccttgcATCATTATTTTGCCTGCTTTGTTTATGTGTTGGGCCTAgatcttcttttctttttctggTTTTTCTTTTTCATCAATTATTTGCACATCAAATATACTCAAgttgatatttctttaaatatgctGGAAAATTCTACTTAACTTTGCATAACTAATcagtgaatttttttcttttttaatttttgaagacTGGCAGGTgatttgtgatttattttcaacagttttgtttCAGGTTAGATCCTTCCTCTTAGTTCTATTATATGTGAAACTCTTGAGAAAGAGTAGCTATGGAGAGAACAATTTCATCTTTACTTGTAGTTAGAACTTGGATATAGCTTTGCACATAATAAATTTGTGCATGTTCTTCTTTTGGATGGACTGAAGTCCAGCTCTTAGCATCaaactttttttctgttataagaGTTTAGGAactttttttataactgtttttttccattttttggtGATGACGTGGAAGGTTAGTGGATTGTTTCTAGTGTTGGCAAGTTCATCTCTGAAATTCAGATTTTGGCTCTCTCTTTGGCAAAGAGGTTATTATTGAAACCTAGAAACTGGAATATGGTTTCTGTTTTTTCcctgttttatttcttctcaAAATCACAAGGTATTGGCACCCAAATCAAGATTAAGAATGCCTACCCACTCTATGGCATTTTTGTTTTCTCTCCTTCTCTCTCTGTTTCAATTATGCTCAAGAAGCATCAAGATATCCCTATAAAGCCAAGTTTCTAATGGGTTCTTGATGAAAATACATGGTGTGCCTTTGCTATTAACACATGAATGTAAACATCTCCACCAGTTTCAAAATATTACTCAGAGCAGAAGGTTTTATTGACAGCATGTTTGAGTATGCAGACAGAACTTGTATATTTCTGTGCTTTTAGATAACTAAACTCCTCCCAATTCCTGTCTCCTTTTCATCAATGAAAGGAACATCACAGTGGGCTAGGACTTCAGTTTTAAATTTCGAAATGATCTGAATTATTTCCCACTTCccttcagtgtggattcctgtggggtgagggacctcccaggggaaggggctgttctttcagtttacctcctctgggatctaaacgtcCATCTATGTGTTTCCTATGTATAGTGACCCATGAAGGGTAGGATAGGATCCTgctggttgaggggtctaaccttaacacaccactttggccttgaattcctgtagatgggcagactttgggtggccccccttagGTCactcagctggtccacttgggctagggtcaaccaagtaccagtattggatgttttcaacaggtgttgtggacattgtatctgatgctggtgtttgggtatagtgctcatgaaaccctggcattgctgtagtgtccttgtttgacattttaGTGCATCTCCTCGTAAGGCTCCATTGTGGGTGAGTTCATTGGGCACCAAATTAttcagatacatcttttctcccaccccaagatgctaaagcatcattcgttcacatcctcagtcgctggaatcctcttccaacagcaaagacctgcccagtctacaaggcaggatccatggaggttgatagaccttcctcgaataaagacagtacaGAAAAAGATGTGGtcttaaacagaagggttctccacccaatttgccaaatataagtaaaaatggccacctggatacaatggaactatcgaggtttacattctaatctggatgatattaAAACACATTGCTTCCTACCAccttgtatgtctttccttacaggaaacatttctgaaacctgcctatacagtcaccttttagcagttttctttgtacagaaatgacagactgtgtgatggatgagtgcatggaggggtggcactgttggttgatcagtatgtgcccaccttgtctttgacactcgacacacccttggaggccatagccatccgtgtttccttgggtcatatcatcaccgcttgctctctctacctgttacttgtagagacatatgatcaatcagaccttgatgctctagTTGAGCGGTTGTCGTCTCCCTTTTAATCCTGgggctttaatggacatcatctcctctggggaagtgctgatattgataggaggggttgctctggaGAGTGTGTGTTCTCCAATCACAACcctttcttttcaatactggttcttctacttattttcattcacctagtcagtcctttagtGTTATTGATCCCTTGATTtcctccccttcactattcttccatttttcttggaggattgacaataacccatgaggcagtgatcactTTTCtacaattttgagagagactggccgtggtcgatacCACTCGACGAGCGTGCCCTGGTGGAAACTGTATCATGCAAACTCCCTATATtttactgctcttgcagaacaTGATTCTGCTATATTCTGTAAGCCATCAATTGATaactgtgtgacagcagtaactcactgtattatacaagcagctgctcaatgtattccgaAAACCTCAACATGTGTTCCATTATATTCTCGTCCGTGGTAGAATCcagcctgccacatggcacggaaggctaaAAAATCGGCCTtagatactttccatagatatcccacactctcaaatcgcatcgctttccaacagacctatgcacatgctcagtgggtaagatgtcaaagccagaagaaatcttggattaagttcacaaccagcatatcttttaccaccagttccaaagtcatatgggacaagatttcaaaggtcagtgggcaatataattctttccccctctcgatcttgctctctaatggccagaaagtagctgatactcagagcattgccgatactctaggtgaaagcttttggcGGTATCTGAACTtttgcttcttcttccaccttcttagccatcaagacttcgggcagagcgatcacctctttcctttcaagctgattgtctctgtgtcTATAATCGTCTttttacactagtggaactcaaactggcccttcatcggtctagcagtacatcagttagacctgatgatgtatactatgaaatgctgtggcatctatctcctgcttctcttgctagtcttctgattgtttttaactggatctggcaggagaatgtttttttcctgatgcctggtgccaggctgttgtcctgcctttctctaagcctgggaaggatcccaagattccttcaaattaccgtccaattgctttgacgagctgtctctgtacgaccttagagaggatggttaatgctcattttctttggttccttaaatcaaacaacctcatctcccccacccagtgtgggttccaacaacagcgctccaccatggaccacctgattcgtcTTGAAAtttcaatcagagaagcctttttcaaatgactacattttgtatcaatagtctttgacattgagaaggcttatgatacaacatggaggtatggcattttcgAGAactccacatatatatatatatgggttatatAGCcctttgcccatttttattaattttttaatggataggagattccaagttcgtgtgggtttgacactttcccttctcttctgcaggaacttggagtccctcaaggctgtgttttgagtgtcatgcTTTAaggtataaagattaatgccatcattgaacaactccctttcattgttgcaaacaggctctatctcaatgactttcacatctcatatgagtcgttgaacatgaggtatgttGGGTGGCAGcgacagactgccctcaattgtttactgaagtggaccacagcaaatggctttgacttctctctctctctctctctaaaacctttTGCGTGCACTTTTCCACCAACGGgcgtattcaccctgatcctgaactacGTAACAgtaaagttgtgctgcctgtggtccctgagacaaagttctcggggcttatctttgaccataagctcaTCTTTATGCCACACATCACGCAGCTAcggatcaaatgtacaagagcactgaacatcctttgtgtgggctctgccgtggtttgttgtggttcagtggttgtacATAGAATACCCTCTAAAACTTCTCtcttcactgctgaactgtatgccaattctcttgccctggatcatatagaagctaacagtactcaaactgcactatttatactgactcgcatAGTTCTCTACTGggcctggaatcacttcatgttagttcacaccctgttctccccaatattcaaaaccgactggcccatttctctattacatctacttctatcccatttttctggatactgggacacattggtattcgcaggaacgagtttgctgacaccacagctaaatctttttgctctggtgctatcactgctgtgccttttccatacatggactatggtcctgtattcaaggcttgtctccatgccagctggcagttgacttggagtgagaaaTGTGAAAAccagcttttccaaataaaacccaaaattggactttggccatcttgcttgcATAagtattggaaagaggaagttattctaacttgactatgcattggtcacagttttttaactcatcattttcatttttctggaactgatgcaccaatgtatagTCTGTGTAACATTCGggtcacaataagtcacattttactgttaTGCCACCAGTATAACTCTCAACGACAgcgccattttaaacatgttttgtcccaaggtttatccataacgttagacactgttattggtgatggtgacactgtccaccttggaaatgtttttagtttttaaaggccattaatcttttaataccatttaagtttttaatttatacatttgaccttttaatgtgatttccttttaagaatcacagtccatttagttttatttgaaattaaaaaatgaccgtaacatcaaataacttgaaaccaggactggaaaggccaacttcaggtgactgatgctgatgtttgaactacccatttgTCATCCTGGGAagctattaaaattttgctataagtttttttaaaacttttattactttacttttttgaaaatggccataacatcaaataacttggaaccaggtctggaaaggccaacttcaggtgactggtggtggtttttatacttacttgttagtcttcctggcgatttatgaatattacaattatgctacagaaagctctttacaacttgtattactatagtttttctcttaccactgtagactagatgtgaacattggttttatgctatttatgttgtttttttaaactttgttttgtttcaccttaatttccttttatgaattttactaaatttgcttTAATACTAACTTTTTACTTaatgtttggtacagatagcccagccgctttgtgccataaaacaccaaatcaactaACCAACCAACTTCTCCTACTTTCTGACCAAAATGTGTTCTGAAAAACACAGAATACCTGAACTGAGAAACAGCTCAAGCTAGAAATCCTTTCATAAATATACAGCCAGCTGTCAATTAGTTTAACATTACTTGATAAAAAGACTGATGAGGAAAAATTACAAGACAGCTCTGCCCCAGTTGAATCATCCCCAAACTTTTAATCTTCTGGGTCTAACATCTTAATAAAATGATGCATGGATACATCTGAGTCATTGTTCAGATCTACTAATTTTAAGACACAGTTTCACAACAGGTCAGACATGTATCAACACAGATCATTGGGCTGAAATAATtctgaaagaaattataatagttttaagataTCTCTTAGTCTTAGCTCTGGCTTATCACTGTTACTGCTAACTTGACCTAAATATAAAACCACAACCTGTCGGTTTTGCTTCATGAAATTTAGAACTCTTGCTTTGCTTGAGAACAATCACACCTCAATGAAGTGGGCAACATTTTCATTTATGGCCCTTGTAATTTCTTTTGTATCTTTTCTATTTAGGCTATtccagtaaaatttaaaatttcatttcaagGTTTCTTCAAACTGAGCAATGTATGGTAAAGATTTCACTGTATCAAGAATTGTCAGGTGAATGATGAGAGTAGAAAtagaatttcttattttttaacagtGCAGCACCATTACATTTGGAACTGTTCAAAATAGCTGCACCATCAGAATTAACTGATATTAATGTTGGACTTTAAATCTGTGAACTTCAAATGCAACTTCTTAATTTTTTAAGCAATACCGTCTACAACACCTAATACATATGCATGTTTCAGTTGAACAAGATCTGCTAACAACTATAAGGCTTTCctctatttacaatttttatcaaCCCATTTTcctgttcagtgatgacattattCATATTCCCATCAGCTAATATATAGATGAAACTTGATTCCTAAATTGTTTCTTTAGTATCATATCTAAAGAATTCTGTCTCACATCTGAAGAATTCAGAGGCTATTCTCCCTTTGATGTAATTGTCTCCACCCTCTTCACCAGTCTTCTCCATTGTCCTGCACAAGAATTCCATGTTTGGTGGAGGTTTACTTTGTTTAATAggtaaatataaattgtaaaacaatgttaatttattcttttcCACCTTCTTTGGTTTATGCACTACCTGCCCAATAAGGAGCCCCTTCCCCCAGAATAAAATGAGATGTAGAACTGGGAGAACTCATCACCTCCTTAGCAAACTCTTATTTGATTATGTGTTCTCCTGATTGTACTGTGATGCATATGTCATATGAGCTTTACTGGGTTTTTATGTGCTCTGACTCAATAAAGAACCGTTTATTGTCACACCCATTTCAGAAAGTAGTTCTCCCTGATCCAGAATGTTTATCTGCTATTATGGGATATTTCATGCAAAcctaacaatacattttttttattcttgttctCCTTGAGACTGGCTGCCCTTAAGAATTAACCATGGCCATGTGTTCTTCCAATGAAATTGAAatgctttttgtttcttttatttccatcatattttttatctttaggTGGCAGAGCTCACTGTTCTGCTAGTAGTTGCATCATCATCACTGGTAAGTGCTTTACAGggttattttttcttgttttgtccACTTTTTATTGCTGAACCCAAAGTTTAAAAAACGACCTTGAGATACGATATACCCTTTATTCTCAAGACTGAGCTTTGTTTCAGATTCTACTACTATACTGAACTTCCTAGTTTCTTTTATAACATGATTTTTATGTACTGATTATTTTTAACCAGTCATGATGGTGAATGAAATAGAGTAGTGGAGAATAATTTAACATGTGTTGActctgacaaaaaaaacaacagttatttaatgttctggatacaactgtgactACCACTAGGATAACAAAGTTTTTGTTAATATGCTTTACctctttttaatatatgttttaaaacaaatggattgtgtgctgtccgttTATGGAATCTGGGTGCTAAGAAACCTGAAAATCATGAGCACagacaaattttgaaagacatgAAGAATTAAATAATCTTTTTACATCAACACAATAAAGCCTTTACTAAACAGAGATTCTTGATTAAAGGTGAGTAATTGCATTCACCATTGCCATTGGTGATGGTCAAGTGTTAATAGTGATGTTGCATTTGATTGTTCAGTATTGGCTCTTCCTTCATTGAGAAGTAAAATTTGCCAAGCATTGGATTGTTCACCCACTAATAGGGAACATGAGCTAGATTTAGACTGTTGTGAGACAGGTTAATTTTTACCCAACTGATGACTAGTCATTGTGATAGTAATCCTACTAAGTGTGAGAGGAACTGCAAGTTCAGGCACTTTGTGCATGTGCTTCATCAAGCGACCAGTGGTGCAAAGCTACCAATCGTGGGATTATGACTGAATGCCTTTAATTTCAGAATCTCATCCAGACACCACAATAACACCATTTCTGACCCTTACATTTAAGGAGAATCATGGAGAATCGACTTCATTGAAGAAGTCCTTTCAAATAGAGCATCTGTCAGGTATAAAGACAGTTGGTATCCATTGCTTTTTGATATTGAACCAAAAGGTGATATGTGTGGGCACCAAATAATTTGCAGAATATTCAGGAAGTTTTGCCACCAATCAAAAGTAGGGATAAACCAACAAATCATAACATGCATTCCACAATCCACttcttgtgttttttcttttgcattttgTAGGCAATGGTTAATATGTTCTTAACACAGTTATGATACCATTTTTGTACTCTTGAGCCTATTTCTCCATTACATTGTTCATTACATTCCCACTTTAGGTTGTAAAAATAGTTTGACCGAAAGCAtgtgtgaaaacaatatttttgtttgataaatagCCCTTTAAATTGATTTAAATATTGGTGCTATCCTCTGTCATGAGGTAACCCTATGTTCACAGGCATGAGTCAAAGTTTGCATGCAATGGCCATTAATAGAGTGCTATTGAATTTACTATTGTGTTTGATGTCAGAGTTatcaattattaattttatcctaCATTGCTGAGTTAGTGACAGTTTGTGGTAGAGAAGAGTAAATACCTGACTGAAAAAATCAAATGTGCATTTTAGAGGTCATAAGTTACGCAGATGCAATGTACATCTTTATCATAGGCAAAGGTATTTTTATTCTTCTCATTAACATCACTTTGTACTCAGACATCAGTCAGATTGACAAAGTCAGTTTACAGACATATGATCTT encodes:
- the LOC143245981 gene encoding uncharacterized protein LOC143245981, whose amino-acid sequence is MSYSDDLSWVRAGEDHTPSVCPHLEDLGGQSMDYETDWMKNSQCQHVLDQMETFTWVCHLSTMCQLPVPGGLGVGLVGGACMWRQVLVMEVTFSANIFVFTHFQSIIPTCGGLVIFLQPYDNIDAEETENLPRFYCRWKFNGFHFEPVKKFEVTETRAHINSRIVKSKSTNEHLDQYNNKHASLMEKEILDNSRDSSPEIELQETSKVVLKHLRLRINASGIKQNERALGKSQFSRFDIKSPPQIENELKDNIERKSLSRKNKDYHVTNSGNKVCPLVTEEPEDKFIRRSLMLRSSYLGDGYRIDTTFVKKNNIATERELIFGYGK